Genomic segment of Candidatus Methylomirabilota bacterium:
CTACCTCCGCCGGAAGATCGACGCGCCCGGAGACCCCCGGCTCGTGCACACCATGCGCGGCGCCGGCTACGTCCTGAAGGCCCCGGAATGAGGCCGCGCCTGTCACCCCTGGCCGTCCGCACCCGGCTCACGCTGTGGTATACGGGCATGCTGCTGGCGATCCTGCTGGTGATCAGCGGGCTCTCCTACGCCATGCTCCGCTGGAGCCTGATGCAGGACCTCGACGCGTCCCTCATCGTCGTCGCCCAGGTCGTCCGCGATACCGGATACTCGGCGGCCGGGCCGGTCTCGGGCCCGGGACCCGAGGCCATGGTCCGCGACATCCTGGGGCCGGAGTTCTATGACAAGTTCTTCCGGCTGATCGATCCGGAAGGCGGACCGGGCATCGGGTCCACCCATCTCCGCGACCGGACGCTGCCGCTCTCGGCAGAGGCGCGCCGGAACGCGGCCCGCGGGCTGGAGACGTTCGAGACCGTCCGGCTCGTGTCGGGGGAACCGGTGCGGCTGTTCACGATGCCGATCCGACGCGGCGGACAGCTGGTGCAGCTCGTCCAGGTCGGGATGTCCCTCCACCGCGCCCAGCAGACCCTCGGTCGATACCTGCAGACGCTCCTCGCCCTCATCCCTCTCGGGCTCGGCCTCGCCGCCGCCGGGGGCGCGGTCACCGCTCGAGTCGCCCTGGCGCCGGTGGGGGAGATGTCGCGGAGCGCGCGGCGGATCAGCGCCGTGGATCTGAGCCGGCGTCTCGCGCCGCGCGGCAGCGGGGACGAGCTGGACCATCTGGCCGAGACGCTGAACGCCATGCTGGAGCGCCTGGAAGGGGCCTTCGGCGAGCTCCGGCGTTTCGCCGCCGACGCGGCCCACGAGCTCAGAACCCCGCTGACGGCTCTGAAGGGGGGCATCGAGGTGGCCCTGCGCGCCGACCGTTCCGCCGAGGAGTACCGCCGGGTGTTGCGGTCGAGCCTCGAGGAGGTGGAACGCCTGATCCGTGTCGCGGAGGACCTGCTCCTCCTCTCCCGCTCGTCGGCCGGCGTCGGGGTGCCCCGCGGCCGGATCGATCTCGAGCCGCTCGTGCTGGACGTCCTCGACGTGGGGACCCAGCTCGCCCACGGGACCGGGGTGACCCTGTCGCTCTCCGGCGGCAGCGCCCCCGCGGTGGTCGTCGGGGATGCCGCCGATCTGCGGCGCGCGCTCCTGAATCTCCTCGAGAATGCGATCAAGTACACCGCGGCCGGCGGCACGGTCGAGCTGTCACTCACGTGCGCGGACGGCTACGCGGCCATCGCCGTCCGGGACACGGGCTCGGGCATCGATCCGGCCGACGCCGACCGCGTCTTTCAGCCGTTCGTCCGGCTGGATGCGGCCCGGGCGCGGGCGACGGGCGGATCCGGGCTGGGCTTGCCGATCGCCCGGTCGATCGTCCGGGCCCACGGGGGGACGCTGACCCTCCAGAGCGTTCCCGGGGATGGCAGCTGCTTCACGATCCGCCTTCCGCTCGCCTGACCCCGCCTCTCTAAGAAACTTTTCATCCTCGTTTCATCCGCGCCTCATCTTCGCCGGGTAAGTCTGGAGCGGGACACCCAACCAGACTGGAGGCGAACGATGAGTCAGTGGCGTGGCAGTCGCTCGGTGTGGCCGGTGCTGGCGCTGGCGGTGATGCTCGCCGCGATCCCGCTGATCCCGCGGATCGGGTTCACGGTGGCGCGGGAGGGGCTGTGGACGGAGCGGGCGGTGGCCGTCACCCCGGCGTCTCCCGCGGTGGCGAACTGGGTCCAGCTCGCCCGGGAGTTGAAGCCGGCGGTCGTGAACGTCAGCACCCGGCGGGTCCAGGACGGGCTTCCCGCGCGGCCCGGTCCATTCCGTGACCAGGACCCGGCCG
This window contains:
- a CDS encoding ATP-binding protein encodes the protein MRPRLSPLAVRTRLTLWYTGMLLAILLVISGLSYAMLRWSLMQDLDASLIVVAQVVRDTGYSAAGPVSGPGPEAMVRDILGPEFYDKFFRLIDPEGGPGIGSTHLRDRTLPLSAEARRNAARGLETFETVRLVSGEPVRLFTMPIRRGGQLVQLVQVGMSLHRAQQTLGRYLQTLLALIPLGLGLAAAGGAVTARVALAPVGEMSRSARRISAVDLSRRLAPRGSGDELDHLAETLNAMLERLEGAFGELRRFAADAAHELRTPLTALKGGIEVALRADRSAEEYRRVLRSSLEEVERLIRVAEDLLLLSRSSAGVGVPRGRIDLEPLVLDVLDVGTQLAHGTGVTLSLSGGSAPAVVVGDAADLRRALLNLLENAIKYTAAGGTVELSLTCADGYAAIAVRDTGSGIDPADADRVFQPFVRLDAARARATGGSGLGLPIARSIVRAHGGTLTLQSVPGDGSCFTIRLPLA